The sequence TTGTAATCTTTACAGAGCCTAAGGAAGTTCAGGAAGTGAACACGAGCCGTCTGCACACGCTCCAAACGCTGAGCCACACCCACCTGCTTCATCACCAATGCAGCCAGCAGTGCAGGTAACAACAGGAACTTCAGATCCACCGTGGAGATCTCATCCAGCTCCTCATTagggctaacacacacacacacacacacacacacacagacatacagacacagacatacatacagacacacacagacatacatacagacacacacacacagacacagacacccacagacatacagacacacacacagacatacagacacacacacagacatacagacacacatacacagacacacacacatacagacacacatacacacacagacagacagacagacacacacacacacacagacacacacacagacacacacacacacacacacagacacacacacacagacacacacacagacacacacacacagacacacacacacagacacacacacagacacacacacacagacacacacacacagacacacacacacagacacacacacagacacacacaagttaAAACTGGACAAATCTTTGGTGTTGACCTTTAAAGAGAAGGGAGGTGTTTGTCCTGAACCTAACATAAGAACTTAACATAATTCAGCATCTCTAAAAGTAGGACGACCCAGATTATGATTGGTCAATTGCACAGTCATTACCAGAgattagccccgcccactttacAGTAAACACGAGAAATGATGTGACTTTAAACTGAAGTGTTTACAGACTACAGAAGTGAACTTGCTGAAGCTTTGCTGACtcaatattaacattataacagcatgaagcttctcttattcactcacactgACTAATAAACACTGCACCTGAGCTCTGGGTCATAACTACGGTGCATTTAAATCTGTTAAGTgtcctgtttactgtttactgtttactgtttactgttttattagaactcagtatataataatatataatacctGAGTATGTTTGTTTACCTGAACAGCTCGGGCTGTGacactgtgtttatatatatatatatgtatatatatatatatatatatatatatatatattatattatattttattatattttattatgttatattatattatattatgtattatagtatatattattatattttattattatatattatatattatattacatattatattgtattatattatattattatatattatattattatatattatataacatattatattatataattatatttacctGAACAGCTCGGGCTGTGacactgtgtttatatatatatatattatgtattatattttattgttatattatattattatatattatattatattatattatattatattatattatattatataattatatttacctGAACAGCTCGAGCTGTGacactgtgtttatatatatatatattatgtattatattttattgttatattatattatattatattatattatattatattatattattatattatattatattattatatattattatatattatattatattatgttatattatattatattatattatattatatattatatattatattatgttattatatattattatatattatatattatattatgttattatatattattatatattatatattatattatgttatattatattatattatattatattatattatattatattatataattatatttacctGAACAGCTCGGGCTGTGacactgtgtttatatatatatatatatatatatattatgtattatattttattgttatattatattatattatattatattatattatattatatattatattatgttattatatattattatatattatatattatattatgttattatatattattatatattatattatgttatattatattatattatattatattatattatattatattatataattatatttacctGAACAGCTCGAGCTGTGACAACATCCTTGTCGCTTCTTCCAGTTGTTTAATTCCGcgttttactttaatttgtacAGACTCAGAGTTTGTCGGCTCGCTGCTCTTTTCTAGCTCTTCATATAATTTCCATCCTGAATCTAATAAATCCGCCAGTTTGGGTGTCGGAGCTTCTGCATCTGCTGTGTGGACGCTTTCCTCTGCAGACGCCATGTTTAACTCTCACACTGTTTATGGTCCAGTTCGGCTTCCGTCTCTTCCGGTGCGGTGACGTACAGCGTGCGTCACTTCTTTCAGATTATATTGCGTTTATTAAAAGATTTAATTTAGTACTTTTTCTTTAGTAATCTCCGTcctgctcattagggatacatataatttatacttttaaatctttgatatttttgttgttaatttttatatttctgtaataatTATGATATTAATTTCTGCTGCTCTGAGAAAATGTCCATGTTAAaagctttatataaataaaatgttgctgATATAACAGACGTTAATAACAGGTATAACACGATATAACAGGTTACTTTAACACCACAGATACCTCCAGGGGTCCAGAAAACAGCAGCAGAACAAGTCTCCCTTCTCTGGTGACTGTACTTCATGTTTACAGCCACTAGATGGCAGGAGAGTGAAGTATTTATTTTGAGGTCGGggtattaaaaaaagtgtgtgtgtgtgtgtgtgtgtgtgagagagagagagagagagagagagtgtgtgtgtgtgtgagagagtgtgtgtgtgtgtgacagtgtgagagtgtgtgtgagagagagagagtgtgtgtgacagtgtgagagtgtgagtattagagtatgtgtgagtgtgtgtgagagtgtgtgtgtgagacagagaaagagtttgtgtgtaaatgtgtgtgtgagagagagaaagagagtgtgtgtgtgatgtaagcTGATAGCTGATCTTTCCCCTTTGTAAACGACTCAACAGGAATCAGCAGCTTAAACACTGTCTGTAGATTACAGTAATCTTtccagcactgtgtgtgtgtgtgtgtgtgtgtgtgtgtgtgtgtgtgtgtgtgtgtgaatgttgtcATTGTTATTTTATCCTGTGACAGTAAGATAAAAATCAGGCAAATCCTGTGGAGACAAAGGAATCTGCAGAACAggctcagagtgtgtgtgtgtgtgtgtgtgtgtgtgtgtgaaatctatCAATGGCTCACATCCTGAAAATGTCTTTGATGCTAACACAATTGGATGTTTATCATCCAGGGCAGTTTACTCTGGGCTTAGTTTGTGTGGTTCAAGTTAGTGCAAGTCATGTGATCAGAAACCagatgaagaacacacacacacacacacacacacacacatcactgtggtgtttttatcatataaatacagacacaaatcTTTATTTAACAGCAATGTGATACAAACATGATAAACACTGGAGCTCTGATTACCCAGAATACACTGCTGCACCGATGTCTGACAGTATCCTTTACAAAATCACGCCACAAACAATAGTGAACAAAACACTTTACATTTCCACACACCGGTCCTctgtatttagtgtgtgtgtggaaaaggctgcactgatacacactcctccacacacacctctgagtGACTACGGGCAGTCGACAAGGGCacgagactgagacagagagactgaggcTTGAGTCTTTTACgtcttttctcttctcagaGCTTTGTGTGAATCAAATCCAATGTGAACacatgtgtgcatgcatgcacgcacaaacacacacacacacacaccagcttctATGGCGGTGTTCACACACTAGATGAGGGAGAGGTAGTGCTTGTAGGTGGAGTTCATCTCTTTCTCAgctcttgtgtgtgtcatttgcaGACGTGCCtctcaacagtgtgtgtacatttcttACAGGTGACGTAGCAGCACCAGTGATACCTGCAGTGGCAtcgttcctccacctgctcagTGTAGGTgttgtagccccgcccacaacaCATTAGATTACAACTTCCACTCCCACTCACTGTCTTATTACACTGCCTgtggagagaaaacacacacacacacacaaatgttaaacttttgtcATGAAGTAAATAGAAGTCTGTAGGGTGGAAAGTgcctcagatgtgtgtgtgtgtgtttctgtgtgtgtgtgtgtttctgtgcgtgtgtgtttctgtgtgtgtgtgtgtgtttctgtgtgtgtgtgtgtggtcatcaCCTGTCTGTGGTCCCGTATGAGCCATGCTTGGAGTTATAGGTGCAGTAATCAGGTGAGCTGATCAGGTAAACTAGCTCACTCTCCAGGACCGGCCTCACCTCCATGTCCCGGGGAACCAGATGGCGACGTGTGCCCACTGGGCGTGAGGTCACCTTCGTGGCCGACAGGTAACGAGCTTTAAGCTGAGTCGAGGCGTGACCCACGTCCAGAAGGGACTTCCAGCACGTCTTCACTGAACATGAGCCCGAGACGCCATGACACTTACACTTCGTCTCCAGTGAGTCCAACAGAGCCTGAgggagtgaaggagagagagagagagagagagagagagagagagagagagggagagagagagagagagagagagagagagtctgctGTTGAGTGTGTTTAAGATAAACACCTGTTCTGTTCTATGGTGCGTTTTTCCTTTGAGAAAATATGAATCGGATTAaaatgtgggcggagctaaatGCAGactggaaatatatatatataataataaatgattcattACCTGTCGGCCGACAGCATTGTTGTGCAGGTGCATTAGACGGACTACAGGGGAGGCGGAGCGTCTGCTGTTTAAGGCGGCGTCAGAGAATGCGGCACCCATCTGCAGGCCAAAGCGTACGTTATCACCACATCCACCCCAGCGGAAATCTGGAGACGCCTGTTCTGCCGGAGCTGCTGCACACGAACAACTCGGCAACTCACCTGAAGAACAGGCGCGAGAGATGGTGTGACTGAGAACggctgcagagagagaaaagacgaACGCAGACTCACGTGTACCtgacacgcagacagagagagagagagagagagagagagagagagagagagagagagagagagagagagagagagattaatataAGAATGTTGGTGTGTCTTGAACCATGCCAGTATtcactacaaacacacataatcTACAAcatgattagtgtgtgtgtgtgtgtgtgtaagtgtgtgtgtgtaagtgtgtgtgtgtagatatgtgtgtgtgtatgtgtatatatgtgtgtgtgtatatatgtgtatatatgtgtgtgtatgtgtgtgtaagtgtgtgtgtgtctcacccttAGCGAGATCAGGGCTGAAGTGTGGTGCTCTCTCTACAGAGGAACAGTTCCAGCGCATGTCTCTGAAGGCATGTCTGCAGGCCGTCTTCGTGAGTTCCGCAGCTCGCACCACACTGCGCATCAGCTCCAGGTTCCTCCTGCACAACTGCTGCTGATCTGGAACCAGTGCATGGAGCAAGCGGCAGTGATGCGTCTCATTCCACCCTACCGAGCTTCCATTCACTGTGAGACCcctacacacatgcatacacacacacaccacacacacacctgctttaATATATCGCAGATGTACACTTTAGAGGATAAAGAGGAGGAAGGTGAGGATGAGGAGCATAAGCTCACAGCTCTAATGAGCTCTAGACATATTTTTTGTATCCTTAGTTGTAGTGAAGTGTGTTGATTGTGTGTTATGACACTACACAACTCTCCCATTAGCTGGTGTTGTGTAGTTTAATAATCGTTTTTCTGTTTGCTCTGTTTGTTCTTCAGatcattttaaacagtaaacaatATGAGCGTGGAGACAATATAACATTAATGttaactcctttttaaaactaAAGCCACACACTAAGAgcgaatcagaatcagaatcagaatcagaatcaggtttattggtgaagtgtgttgatgttgacacacacaaggaatttggttccagctgtttgtgactctcagaagtacacacataaataactataaataacactacacatAACATTATACATAACATTAATGCTAGGTCATGTTAGCACAAGACACTGTGGTAAATGGAGCTCATTCACTCAGCAGTCTTTCTCAGTtaatgacctttgacctttttgAAGTGACACAGAAGGAGAATCTAAAGTTGACCTGACCGGAGAGTAAGTGTATAGTTTTTTATAGTTACAGCAGGtggtgacctttgacctgtgaACTGTGCTACAGAGAGCTAACACTGTGTGTGGTATTTACACACCTATGTATTGAGAAAACTAGATTAGAAATCAGGTGTGATTTCAGATCAACTTCAGTATTCAGAAactgacaagccccgcccccagacaTCAGGCCACACCTCCCAGCTCCAGCGTTTTGCATTATGAAATTACAGTTCTTGATGTACACACTGCGGCTGAGACACACACCAGCCGATTTAACACAACACTTCACTACTCAAGTTTAAAGTTCAAAcccacaaacaaaacactagcAGCTGAAGTGAGCAGAGAAACCCAGCGTCCATCAGTGCACTGTAAAAGGTACAAAATGAACAGAGGTGTGGACCAGGGGCTGCTGAGATGATTCCACACCTCCAGAATTCCAGTAAAGTAATCATGCAGAAAGTCAGGAATTCTATTCCAAAAGTAAACAACCAAAAGAAGAACCAAGTCTCAGGTCCTTAAATCCTgctgatttattaaaaagaaacacagagtTTTATTTCCTGTATAATTTTCCAAACCCATCCTCATGTCTCCAGATAAgtgcaggaacacacacacatatacacacttacacacacatatacacacttacacacacatacacacacacatatatatacacacttacacacacatatacacacttacacacatatacacacttacacacacacatacacacacacatatatatacacacacacacatatacacacttacacacacacacatacacacatatatacacacacacacatatacacacttatgcacacacatgcgcacacacacacacacacacacacacacatatacacacttatgcacacacatgcgtgcacacacacacacacacacacacacacaggtcagctTTCACACCTGGACCACAGTGGAGATGCTCTCAGGGAAAACACTCCTCACGTGCactgtttatttacttcttactgctgtgtaaagttaaagtgtgtgtgtgtgtgtgtgtgtgtgtgtgtgtgtgtgtgtgtgtgtgtgtgtgtgaataataatgTGGATCTTACAGCCAGTAGATCGCGTTGGTGATGCGCGCGCTCGTGTAGATCAGCAGTGACGTCAGCAGCAATCCCTTCATCTCGCGCCTCTTTATCCAGCTGTAATAAGTTCTGAATGTTCAGTGTAACTTCTACTGAGCTTCTACTGAAAGCCTGAAGCGCGCAAAGCTTTACAGAGAACAGCGAGCGGGGGGTCGCATTTATACCCTGACACCCTCCTTATACCCCCAAGAGCGCGAGACCACGCCCACATCCCCCAAACTCTTAGGTCTCGTGCGCTCtgctatcatcatcatcatcataataataacaacaaaacatcaacaacaacaacaaaacaacaataataacaaaaacaacacaacaacaactacaataattattattattattattattattatctatccTGAATGGATTCTCTATTTTCTCATTTACgttgtgattgttgtgttttaataaagtgCGACATTTAACTGCATTCAGGTCTCGCtattaatctgttaatattgtgtgtgtgtatatatatatatatgtgcgtgtgtgtgtgtgtgtatatgtgtgtgtgtatgtgtgtgtgtgtgtgtgtatgtgtgtgtgtgtgtatgtgtgtgtatgtgtgtgtaagtgtgtatatgtgtgtaagtgtgtatatgtgtgtgtatgtgtttgtgtgtgtgtatatgtgtgtatgtgtttgtgtgtgtaagtgtgtatatgtgtgtgtgtatgtatgtatgtatgtgtgcgtgtttgtgtgaatatgtgtgtatgtgtgtgtgtgtgtgtgtgtgtgtgtgtgtatgtgtgtgtgtgtgtgtgtgtgtatgtgtgtgtgtgtgtgtgtgtgtgtgtgtgtgtttccagccGAGTCTTTTTGAagatgtctttttcttttcttccttttgaaACCAGATCAACACGACACCGATTTACATGAGAAACGCGTGCAGCCGTTAATCCGGATTGAGCCTAATTAACATCAGCGGGTTTAATTACAGACAGGTAgtgcaggaaacacacacacacacacacacacacacacacacactctgttaaacaaaaacagatttcttcatgaaactctacacagaatcgtttatactgtaaatataaatcatctgtaatgtttatattcattttagtGTCTTTTCTCCTCTGAGCAGTCAATAAAAGTTAGAGCTGACAATAACGGAATAATAACTAGTCTGTAACTAGAACTAACTAAAACTAGTTAATAGTTTAGGTTTATTACACACTGTGTGATAATAAAGCgcttattaatgtgtgtgtgtgtaaatgagtctCCATATAAAAGTAGTCACGACCTTGTGACTAGTGCAGATATTAGCACATACGGCTAACTGCTAAAATACAACTAGATAACTGCTTCGTTTGcttcatgttattattattattattattattattattattattattattattattattattattagtagtagtagtagtagtagtagtagtagtagtagtagtagaaattCTGTCcagtttaaaaacacaattatatCGCTGTCTCCCAGCGGCTcgttggtctaggggtatgattctcgcttagggtgcgagaggtcccgggttcaaatcccggacgagcccaAATTTTCTTCTTCAAATTTGTCAGTCATAAAACACGTTACTTTTACAGACTCATTAAATGagttgtacatttttaataaccCAGATGTGTTTCTCGCTCTAAGACCTTGTTTTAATTAGTCATTTTCAgaatcagcaaaaaaataatgtttcattcaaatattttaagCAAACTGCTAAAACTGGttcccactgtgtgtgttatagatcTGTTAACTATAACAGTTTAAAACCAATTTGAGGTGTTTTTCCCTACAGCTTTGCTCACCATTTCTTGTCAGTGATTTGATAAGAAACTTGCTAATGGTTTTAATATTAATCAGTATGTAAGAGATTTAGAGCTTTAAAAGATAATTATAAGGGACTTCACACGTGTGACcctaaatgtaaaaaacaataCCATGTACCATGATTagcactgttattactgttattactgaTTAATGACTTTCACTAAAGGACTAAAACACACCTTATAACCTTCTGACTCCTCTGAATGTGAAAGAAACTTTAGCAAATAGATTTGAATGGTCACTAAAAAGAGAAGATGATCATCAGCCTTGAGCACAAGAAATCTGACAAAGAGGATCTGAAATCTGACATATCTGCTTGGGGGATTGGTATACGGTTTTCATATTGTTACACGCCACTGCAGTGTGGTGGGAAACCAGAATATacactggatgtgtgtgtattgtgtggaCGGCTGTGGGGTAAACACACCTTGAATTGGTCTTCTTTCAAAAACATGAGAGTTTCGTCACCTCTCTCGCTCTCGTCCATATCAATGACTCTCAGAGCAGACAGGATACGATCAGCACTTTAACTGCTACGCCATGAGGATGTGGATTTGttcaaatgtgtgtgagtgtgtgtgtgtgtgtaagtgtgtgtaagtgtgtacattctttataacattttacatttacattggcATTTGGCAGgtgcccttattcagagtgacatACAACAGTGCTTTTAGATTTATAAAAACGGGCAGAACAACATCAGCGAAATAAAAGTTCAGTTCTGATCACTTTGTACACACAGCAGAGAAACGACTTCTCCTCACTTCTGttctttattaattacatttggCTAAACCTGATTAGTTAAAGAAGACATGGAGCTCTTTGGACATTAGGATGATGTTGAATCActgacaaatttattttaatgaaaaaaaaattgtatctgTTGTCACCATGGAAACTACATTTAGGCTCCACCCCATGGATGATGCCTATCACAGTTATGTCTTTATAAAGTTACAGATGAAAGAGTGagtacacactaaacactgtgtCATGTTATGTTAAGTCCCCAGAGATTCGTGTTCACAATCAAACAGGAACAGAAACATCCTCAGAAACACAAAACTGTGTAGAAAAATGTCTATAAATTTCCCCcatacttgtgtgtgtaaactcagACGAACTGAATCAGGAAAGATTAAAGTTAGTAATTTAGTTTATATTGAACGAggcttattatattatttatacatatgtAAATGGTGTTACTGAGACAAAATCTGTCTTTTgaggacaaacaaaaaagttacaactaaaaagtgtgtgagtgtgtgtgagtgtgtcatcTCTTTCTTGGCCGTCTGCTGATCTGGATCTAGTTTCGGTCTGTTCAGCACTCAGGTGTGACATTTCACAACctacaacagacacacacacacacacacacacacacacacacacacacacacacacacacattctctctctctctctctctctctctctctcagagttgATTGCAGGCTAAAGGTTTCAGACGTGTGAACTGCACTCTATTGTTATTTGTGTTCAAAGCCAGACATGCAGAATGGaggaagaataaaaatgaaacacaaggaGTTTTCAACATaaagacccccccccccccaccaccaccaccacacacacacacacacacacacacacacacacacacacacacacggtgagaAAGAACACTGGATGGGTCAGGAACTACTCTCAGGACCCCATGAGGATTACAGGAACTTTTTAGGAACCATTAAACCTTCTCAGAATCCCAGGGTTTTATCAGGACTGTTAGATGGTCCACATTAAGGATCCAGCACTGATTTTATTTGCAGATGAATTCTGGGATTTTTCAGAATTATGAGTTTGCATATAAAGTACTAAATGATAATATATTAGGCTCCGCCCTCTGTGTTCAGTCACtgataagctttttttttatatcagtcaCGTACAACTATACATGtggtactctgtatgtatgtgtgtgtgacaaatacaatttgaTTTGAACTAACTGACCTGAAGTCAGAATTAAGCCTTACTTTAGCAGTATATGACTGGACACGCCTCTTTTTATCAACCAATCAATGCTAACAATGCTGTTACAATTCTATAAGCACTGAACATTTTACACAATACAactcacactcagacagacactcacattcagacactcacactcagacagacactcacactcagacagacactcacacacactcagacactcactcagacacactcacacactcagacagacacactcactcagacagacagacactcacactcagacagacagacactcacattcagacacagacactcacactcagacacacacactcagacactcacacactcagacagacagacactcacacactcagacagacacactcacacactcagacagacacactcactcagacagacactcacacacactcagacagacactcacattcagacactcacacactcagacagacacactcactcagacagacactcacacactcacacacactcagacagacagacactcacacacactcagacagacactccCATTCAGGcactcacactcagacagacactcactcagacagacagacactcacacactcagacagacacactcactcagacagacagacactcacacacactcactcaaacactcgcacacactcagacagacactcacactcagacagactgacagacagactcactcggGCAcattcactcagacacacattcactcggacactcacagagacacacactcggacactcgcactcactcagacagacacacattctgacacacacctacagacaggCTACTTACCTGTTTCAACCACCAGGGGGGGTCATTACACCACACAATTATCTCATGCAGCTTCCAACAGTTTCTCTGTACAAACTCTGAGTCATCAGACTTCATCAGTttgtttatcattcattcatcttctaccgcttatccgaactacctcgggtcacggggagcctgtgcctatctcaggcgtcatcgggcatcaaggcaggatacaccctggacggagtgccaacccatcacagggcacacacacacactctcattcactcacgcaatcacacactagggacaattttccagagatgccaatcaacctaccatgcatgtctttggaccgggggaggaaaccggagtacctggggGAAACCCCCTCATCAGTTTGTAATTTTgcttatttgtacattttgattAAAGCTGTAACAAAAAAACACGaatgtgtgagaaaaaaaatatttaatacaaaactTTACAGAAACAGAGCAAAAGGAGAAATGATGTATCTACATATTTACACCCACTGCATAGTATACACATGTacatgataaacacacacacacactcactcacacttactcactcattcacacacacactcactctctctctcacaaacatacacacactcacacactcctgagttacaacacacaaaaaatatcataaaaaattCACTGCACACAGCAACacagtgctcacacacacacacacacacacacacacacacacacacacacacgtccagtGCACTGGAGAAAGTTTTTCATTCATAAACATGGTAATATAATAACTCCAGAGACTGTAGAACAATCCCATCATTTTCTtcaaaaatacaattataaaaatacaagtgtaataaaatcataaaCTAAACATATTAATTGTGTAATATGGTGTAATTATATGTAACAGTTTGTTTGCGTTAGccgatattaaaaaaaaattctgttttttgtgtgtgtgtgtgtgttcagaacaTCCTGATTTCACCAAGTGACAGCCAATCCCAGATCAGTACCTACACTTCATCAGCCAGGCAGAACCctgatcatgtgacatcacatcCAGCCAATCAGGTCTCAGCTCTGTGTAGATAACTAAGCTAGCTCAGGCTAACATTTAGTTAATTTTGTTCAGCTGCTGTCCTTTAGCCTGGCTAAGCTGTGTCTCATGGGCATGGACCAGTGGGTGGACTGCATGTTCAATAGGTGGAGCCTTCATAGTGATTGGTTAGGATGGGCTGGTGGGTGGAGTTAGAGCAGATGATTCTCAGTGGGGAGAATACGGTGTGAGCTGATTAGCCTAAAGATTTTTTCTATTCTGGAAAGAAGTGAGCTGATTAAATAATGTGTTTGTTGATAAATGGTTGGTGGAATCTGCAAGCTGATTGGCTCACATATTGTAATGGGAGGAGTCTATGAGCCAGTTCAGCGTAGTGGCCTTTTGGGGATGATAACAGAGCTGGCTCAGACATTTCCCCTGGGTGGTTGGTCTTTAATCTGATTAGCTCAGCTGTGTCCAGAGGGCGGGGCTTCACCAAGGCGGATGCTCCCGAGGAAGGTGGTGTGGTTGGTCATGGAAATGGAGGTGTCATCATACACCATGCGGATGGAGATCCTCTGTCTG comes from Tachysurus vachellii isolate PV-2020 chromosome 26, HZAU_Pvac_v1, whole genome shotgun sequence and encodes:
- the wnt11f2 gene encoding protein Wnt-11, producing MKGLLLTSLLIYTSARITNAIYWLGLTVNGSSVGWNETHHCRLLHALVPDQQQLCRRNLELMRSVVRAAELTKTACRHAFRDMRWNCSSVERAPHFSPDLAKGTRESAFVFSLSAAVLSHTISRACSSGELPSCSCAAAPAEQASPDFRWGGCGDNVRFGLQMGAAFSDAALNSRRSASPVVRLMHLHNNAVGRQALLDSLETKCKCHGVSGSCSVKTCWKSLLDVGHASTQLKARYLSATKVTSRPVGTRRHLVPRDMEVRPVLESELVYLISSPDYCTYNSKHGSYGTTDRQCNKTVSGSGSCNLMCCGRGYNTYTEQVEERCHCRYHWCCYVTCKKCTHTVERHVCK